The following proteins come from a genomic window of Paenibacillus sp. CAA11:
- a CDS encoding energy-coupling factor transporter ATPase produces MAITFDQVDYAYEANTLWRQTALQDVNLELAEGCLNAIAGASGSGKSTLLQLLNGILKPTGGRLQVLDVELAAGVKPPKLRELRRRVGLVFQFPEHQLFEDTVEKDLCFGPLNFGLSEAEAKDRARQALSRLGLGSELLPRSPFHLSGGQMRKVAIASVLAMDPDVLVLDEPTATLDPVSRHELIQLLSRLCREEGKTVIVVTHRLEEMLPFADRWVMMKEGRCRFQGTSAQLVQEAPQLEAEGFTLPDCIHIWRRLAAAYGLEQEEPCFSAGELAGRIRQLLEEEQGAAAAAQGGQ; encoded by the coding sequence ATGGCCATTACATTCGATCAAGTAGATTATGCCTACGAGGCTAATACGCTGTGGAGGCAGACGGCCCTGCAGGATGTGAACCTGGAGCTGGCAGAGGGCTGTCTGAACGCAATAGCCGGAGCTTCGGGCTCCGGCAAATCCACACTGCTCCAGCTGTTGAACGGCATTCTGAAGCCAACCGGGGGCAGGCTTCAGGTGCTGGACGTTGAGCTTGCAGCCGGGGTCAAGCCTCCGAAGCTGCGTGAGCTGCGGCGAAGGGTGGGCCTCGTGTTCCAATTCCCGGAGCATCAGCTCTTCGAGGATACCGTCGAGAAGGACCTTTGCTTCGGACCGCTGAACTTCGGGCTGTCTGAGGCCGAGGCGAAGGATCGGGCCAGGCAGGCCCTAAGCCGGCTTGGACTCGGCTCGGAGCTGCTGCCCCGCAGCCCGTTCCATCTCAGCGGCGGGCAAATGCGCAAGGTAGCGATCGCCTCGGTTCTCGCCATGGACCCGGACGTGCTGGTCCTGGATGAGCCGACGGCTACACTGGACCCGGTCAGTCGCCATGAGCTGATTCAGCTCCTGTCACGGCTTTGCCGGGAAGAAGGCAAGACAGTCATTGTGGTCACGCACCGTCTTGAAGAGATGCTCCCTTTCGCGGACCGCTGGGTGATGATGAAGGAAGGGCGCTGCCGATTCCAGGGAACATCGGCGCAGTTGGTGCAGGAAGCGCCGCAGCTGGAAGCCGAGGGCTTTACGCTTCCTGATTGCATTCATATCTGGCGGCGGCTCGCGGCTGCCTATGGCCTTGAGCAGGAGGAGCCCTGCTTCTCAGCCGGAGAGCTGGCTGGCCGGATTCGTCAGCTGCTGGAAGAAGAGCAGGGGGCCGCTGCGGCAGCTCAAGGAGGGCAGTAG
- a CDS encoding energy-coupling factor transporter transmembrane component T family protein: protein MRNKLMIGRTIDTGSWVHTLDPRAKLTAMLLYAAAIIVCSSWLSLGLIALFSFGFMAATRIPFKYYLKAAKPLWVLMLFILLAQTFTVRGETIWFRLGSWTVYLEGLSLGAMSCARMALLVSFTALLTFTTTPGRLNQGLEGMLKPLRRIGISSQRLTLMLSIALRFIPTILEETNKILKAQAARGAELRELPWKEKGRMLISLLVPVTVGAFRRAEELVVSMEARGYIVGAPRSEYQVLTWSGRETVFIGCYVMLMVTMLWL, encoded by the coding sequence ATGCGGAACAAGCTGATGATCGGCCGGACCATTGACACCGGCTCCTGGGTTCATACGCTGGATCCCAGAGCCAAGCTGACCGCTATGCTGCTCTATGCTGCGGCGATTATAGTTTGCAGCTCCTGGCTGTCCTTAGGGCTGATCGCCCTGTTCTCTTTCGGATTCATGGCAGCAACGCGCATTCCCTTCAAATATTATTTGAAGGCGGCGAAGCCCTTATGGGTGCTGATGCTGTTCATCCTGCTTGCCCAGACGTTCACAGTCCGGGGCGAAACCATCTGGTTCAGGCTGGGCTCCTGGACGGTTTATCTCGAAGGGCTCAGCCTGGGCGCGATGTCTTGCGCCCGGATGGCGCTGCTCGTCTCATTCACGGCGCTGCTGACCTTTACCACAACGCCGGGCCGGCTCAATCAGGGGCTAGAAGGCATGCTGAAGCCGCTCCGGCGGATTGGAATTTCCTCACAGCGGCTTACGCTGATGCTCAGTATCGCCCTTCGGTTTATCCCGACGATCCTGGAGGAGACGAACAAGATCCTGAAGGCCCAGGCTGCACGAGGTGCCGAACTTCGGGAGCTGCCTTGGAAGGAGAAGGGGCGCATGCTGATTTCTCTGCTTGTTCCAGTTACCGTAGGCGCCTTCCGACGTGCGGAAGAGCTGGTGGTATCCATGGAGGCCAGAGGGTATATCGTAGGGGCTCCGAGATCGGAGTATCAGGTCCTGACCTGGAGCGGCAGGGAAACGGTGTTTATTGGCTGCTACGTCATGCTTATGGTGACGATGCTGTGGTTATAA
- a CDS encoding carbohydrate ABC transporter permease, producing the protein MNTTATTTRAASAAAPSPATPKKERRYSASLLITEAVIVLLGLIFLVPFYFLLVNSVKEYGDILSNSSGWPLAFHWNNYVEAWKATDFPMAFLNSLWITVVSNVLLALICAMAAYKMVRRATWFNRILYLGFVAAMVIPFQSIMIPLVQVLSGLDIMNSRTGLIIAYLGFGAPMTVFLFHGFVKSVPIDIEEAGRVDGSTPYGIFFRLVLPLMQPIIATVIILNTLWIWNDYLMPYLILQDPGLRTIPIATYTFFGQYTKQWDLALPALVLGITPVVIFFLAMQKYIIEGVSAGSVKG; encoded by the coding sequence ATGAATACAACCGCGACTACAACTAGAGCAGCAAGTGCCGCTGCTCCGTCACCCGCTACTCCCAAAAAAGAAAGAAGATACAGCGCGTCCCTGCTTATCACAGAAGCTGTAATTGTTCTGCTTGGGCTGATATTTCTGGTCCCTTTCTATTTTCTGCTGGTGAACTCGGTTAAGGAGTATGGGGATATCTTGTCCAACTCTTCCGGCTGGCCGTTAGCCTTTCATTGGAACAATTACGTAGAGGCCTGGAAAGCGACGGATTTCCCCATGGCTTTTCTGAACTCGCTATGGATTACGGTGGTCAGCAATGTGCTGCTTGCCCTGATCTGTGCTATGGCAGCTTATAAAATGGTGCGCCGGGCGACCTGGTTCAACCGGATTTTGTACCTGGGCTTTGTAGCGGCCATGGTCATTCCTTTCCAGTCCATTATGATTCCGCTCGTGCAGGTATTGAGTGGGCTGGACATCATGAACAGCCGTACCGGACTTATTATCGCTTACCTTGGATTTGGGGCACCGATGACGGTGTTTCTGTTCCACGGATTTGTTAAATCCGTACCGATTGATATTGAGGAAGCCGGACGGGTGGATGGCAGTACGCCTTACGGCATCTTCTTCCGGCTGGTGCTTCCTCTGATGCAGCCGATTATTGCAACGGTTATCATTCTGAACACCCTCTGGATCTGGAATGACTACCTTATGCCTTATCTGATCCTGCAGGATCCGGGCTTACGCACCATTCCCATCGCAACGTACACCTTCTTCGGACAATATACGAAGCAGTGGGATCTGGCGTTGCCAGCACTAGTGCTGGGCATTACCCCTGTGGTGATCTTTTTCCTGGCGATGCAGAAGTACATTATCGAAGGGGTGTCTGCTGGCTCAGTCAAGGGCTGA
- a CDS encoding bifunctional metallophosphatase/5'-nucleotidase, translating to MADQAQPALKIVILETSDVHGFIVPYSYADGTKLDSGLARLAEVIRKERELAKEEEGAEVLLIDNGDCLQGSPLTYYQAKVDDSLPSAVLECMNYLRYDAAVPGNHEFNFGLDYLRRARAGSKFPWLSANIISERTGEPWFGTPYRIWELAGGVRVALLGLTTSYIPNWEQAEHIAGIQFDDPVETARRWVPYLRQQEEADLVIVSYHGGLERDPESGEPTEPQTGENRGYALCTEVPGIDVLLTGHQHRLLEGLEISGVSVVQPSSEGKYLGKVTVTLHKQHGVWMVVRKQSELRSCEDQAADFEILGRVAPAEEALQEWLDQPIGEVRGEMQIADTALARREKHPFVEWLNKVQLEVSGAELSCTSLFDEQAAGFGSTITMRDIITNYKYPNTLRVLKLCGADIKAALERSAAYFTLDPEGNIVVNPEFLYPKPQHFNYDMWEGIEYVLDISRPLGERVTRLLRNGVPMKPEEEFNVVMNNYRAGGGGDYFMFRDKPVVRDIPADMVEVLADYVRKTGVIDPVLTPSWSVTAGSRSKVL from the coding sequence TTGGCAGATCAAGCACAGCCAGCGCTCAAGATTGTTATTCTGGAAACCAGCGACGTCCATGGATTTATCGTGCCCTATTCCTATGCCGATGGGACGAAGCTTGATTCGGGGCTTGCCCGGCTGGCGGAGGTTATTCGCAAAGAACGGGAACTGGCGAAGGAGGAAGAAGGGGCTGAGGTATTGCTGATTGACAACGGGGATTGTCTGCAGGGCTCTCCGCTGACCTATTATCAGGCGAAGGTGGATGATTCACTTCCCAGTGCAGTGTTGGAATGTATGAACTACCTGCGTTATGATGCCGCTGTCCCAGGAAATCATGAATTCAATTTTGGCCTCGACTATTTGCGCCGAGCCAGAGCTGGCTCCAAATTCCCTTGGCTCTCTGCTAACATTATATCAGAGCGAACAGGGGAGCCGTGGTTCGGCACCCCTTACCGGATATGGGAGCTTGCTGGCGGAGTGCGTGTAGCCCTTCTGGGGCTTACTACAAGTTATATCCCGAACTGGGAACAGGCCGAGCATATTGCGGGCATTCAGTTCGACGACCCTGTAGAGACCGCCCGCCGCTGGGTGCCTTACCTGCGTCAGCAGGAGGAGGCCGATCTGGTCATCGTATCCTATCATGGCGGACTGGAACGTGACCCCGAGTCAGGGGAGCCCACCGAGCCGCAGACGGGGGAGAACAGAGGTTATGCACTTTGTACAGAAGTGCCGGGAATCGATGTGCTCCTGACCGGTCATCAGCACAGACTGCTTGAAGGCTTAGAGATTAGTGGCGTCAGTGTGGTTCAGCCCAGCAGTGAAGGCAAATATCTGGGGAAGGTAACCGTAACCCTGCACAAACAGCACGGGGTCTGGATGGTAGTTCGCAAGCAGTCCGAGCTTCGCTCTTGTGAGGATCAAGCCGCCGACTTTGAGATTTTAGGCCGGGTTGCTCCGGCAGAGGAAGCCTTGCAGGAATGGCTGGACCAGCCGATTGGCGAGGTGCGGGGAGAGATGCAAATTGCGGATACAGCGCTTGCCCGGAGAGAGAAGCATCCCTTCGTTGAGTGGCTGAACAAGGTTCAGCTTGAGGTCAGCGGGGCCGAGTTGTCCTGTACGTCCCTGTTTGATGAGCAAGCGGCGGGCTTTGGCTCCACAATTACGATGCGGGATATTATTACGAATTATAAATATCCGAATACGCTGCGTGTGCTAAAGCTTTGCGGAGCTGACATCAAGGCGGCGCTGGAGAGATCAGCAGCTTATTTCACACTGGACCCTGAAGGGAATATCGTGGTAAATCCGGAATTTTTATATCCGAAGCCGCAGCACTTTAATTACGATATGTGGGAAGGCATCGAATATGTCCTCGATATCTCAAGGCCGTTGGGAGAACGGGTGACCCGGCTCTTAAGAAACGGTGTTCCAATGAAGCCGGAAGAGGAGTTCAATGTGGTCATGAACAACTACCGTGCCGGGGGAGGCGGGGATTATTTCATGTTCCGGGATAAGCCGGTCGTAAGAGATATTCCTGCGGATATGGTAGAGGTGCTGGCTGATTATGTAAGAAAGACCGGGGTCATTGACCCGGTGCTGACCCCCTCCTGGAGCGTGACGGCTGGCAGCAGATCTAAAGTGTTATAA
- a CDS encoding FAD:protein FMN transferase gives MYLTKSRTAVLAALTAMIVLLSGCGGNTNGETSANSSQSKGSSSAKADSSSANVTPKSETYFIFDTVVTVKIYDNKAEKQNFEDIRSLLEDIDSKISRTSEVSEISKVNKASGQAPVKVSADTFELVSKALDYARRTDGQFDPAIGNLVTLWNIGHEGAHVPPADQIEKAQKLCDYRKIQMKAETNEIYLEEAGMSIDLGSIGKGYAADVIADYITGHGFKSAIIDLGGNVFAVGQKLGGKNWTIGIQDPDKERGNPIGNISVDNKTIVTSGIYERFFIENGKLYQHIINPKTGYPVDNNLSSVTIVTDRSADADALSTTTFVLGVDEGLKFVENIPNTEALFITKDKKLYATSGFKQMLKKTNDDYTFAN, from the coding sequence ATGTACTTAACCAAGTCAAGAACCGCTGTGCTGGCTGCTTTGACGGCCATGATTGTCCTTCTGAGCGGATGCGGGGGAAATACAAACGGGGAAACGAGCGCAAACTCTTCCCAGTCTAAGGGATCGAGCTCAGCGAAAGCTGATAGCTCTTCAGCGAACGTGACCCCGAAGTCTGAAACCTATTTTATCTTCGATACGGTTGTCACGGTCAAAATCTACGATAACAAAGCAGAAAAACAGAACTTTGAGGATATCCGCTCCCTGCTTGAGGATATTGACAGCAAAATTAGCCGGACCAGTGAGGTCAGTGAGATCTCTAAGGTCAACAAGGCCTCAGGCCAAGCGCCGGTGAAGGTCTCTGCCGATACCTTTGAGCTGGTCTCCAAGGCGCTGGACTATGCCCGGCGGACCGATGGACAATTCGACCCGGCCATCGGCAACCTGGTTACACTCTGGAATATTGGCCATGAAGGCGCGCATGTGCCTCCGGCTGATCAGATTGAGAAGGCCCAGAAGCTGTGCGATTATCGCAAGATTCAAATGAAAGCGGAGACGAACGAAATTTACTTGGAAGAGGCCGGCATGAGCATTGACCTAGGCTCTATCGGCAAAGGCTATGCTGCCGATGTTATTGCCGACTATATTACTGGACATGGCTTTAAAAGTGCAATCATTGACCTGGGAGGCAACGTCTTTGCCGTCGGCCAGAAGCTGGGCGGCAAGAACTGGACGATCGGCATTCAGGATCCCGATAAGGAGCGCGGCAATCCGATCGGCAACATTTCAGTCGATAACAAGACCATTGTCACCTCTGGCATCTATGAGCGCTTTTTCATAGAGAACGGCAAGCTCTATCAGCATATTATCAATCCCAAGACGGGCTACCCGGTGGATAACAATCTCAGCAGTGTCACCATTGTGACCGACCGCTCCGCCGATGCGGATGCCTTATCCACCACCACGTTTGTTCTGGGTGTAGATGAAGGCCTTAAATTTGTAGAGAACATTCCGAACACCGAGGCACTGTTTATCACCAAAGATAAGAAGCTGTATGCCACTTCGGGCTTTAAGCAAATGCTGAAGAAGACGAATGACGATTACACTTTTGCTAATTGA
- a CDS encoding ATP-binding cassette domain-containing protein — MGTGVDRPGAAAIELAEVSFAYGKEPPILNQVSASIPAGSWVSIVGANGCGKSTLGRLIGGLLTPSRGRIAIDGEAWSRESRVRLRQRIGMVFQNPDNQFVGATVEEDLAFGLEGQCLPRAEMSLRIERYAALLGIQALLKKHPGELSGGQKQRIAAAASLVLEPSILIFDEASSMLDEKARADWLMLLREMRSSGAYTLVSITHDAEEILASDRVLALGDGGLAGDVTPQQLFADYGLMNACRIRAPFRIQLEHELKSACAGFPGQLQEEVMKEILWPLHSIK; from the coding sequence ATGGGAACTGGGGTTGATCGGCCGGGGGCTGCCGCCATTGAGCTGGCAGAAGTGTCCTTTGCCTACGGGAAAGAGCCGCCGATTCTAAATCAGGTAAGCGCAAGCATTCCCGCAGGGAGCTGGGTATCCATTGTGGGCGCGAATGGCTGCGGTAAATCCACCTTGGGGAGGTTGATCGGCGGGCTCTTAACCCCAAGTAGAGGGCGGATTGCTATTGATGGTGAGGCCTGGAGCCGAGAATCGCGCGTCCGGCTGAGGCAGCGGATCGGTATGGTATTCCAGAATCCGGACAATCAGTTTGTCGGAGCCACGGTGGAAGAGGATTTGGCCTTCGGGCTTGAGGGCCAATGTTTGCCTAGAGCAGAGATGAGCTTGCGGATTGAGCGCTATGCCGCCCTACTGGGTATTCAGGCTTTGCTGAAGAAGCATCCCGGCGAGCTCTCCGGCGGGCAGAAGCAGCGAATTGCGGCCGCAGCATCGCTGGTTCTTGAGCCGTCCATCCTCATCTTCGATGAAGCCTCTTCCATGCTGGATGAGAAGGCAAGGGCGGACTGGCTGATGCTGCTGAGAGAAATGAGAAGCAGCGGTGCCTATACGCTGGTCTCCATTACTCATGATGCCGAGGAGATCCTCGCATCAGATCGGGTGCTTGCCTTGGGTGACGGCGGGCTAGCAGGGGATGTCACGCCGCAGCAGCTGTTCGCGGATTACGGGCTAATGAACGCCTGCCGTATCCGGGCCCCGTTCCGCATTCAGCTTGAGCATGAACTGAAGTCAGCCTGTGCTGGCTTCCCCGGCCAGCTGCAGGAGGAAGTCATGAAGGAGATATTATGGCCATTACATTCGATCAAGTAG
- a CDS encoding PadR family transcriptional regulator: MDFDKEMLKGYIDVILMSLLQDKPMYGYEIAKKVREISGGAMDIKEATLYMALKRLEKQGLLEAFWGEDDESSGGGRRKYYRLLPEGQVRLEESQRSWAVFRNIIDTLLGGNR, translated from the coding sequence TTGGATTTTGATAAAGAGATGTTAAAGGGCTACATCGATGTCATTCTCATGAGTCTACTTCAGGACAAACCGATGTACGGGTATGAAATTGCCAAGAAAGTGCGCGAGATAAGCGGCGGTGCGATGGATATTAAAGAAGCCACCTTGTATATGGCGCTTAAGCGGTTAGAGAAACAAGGACTACTAGAGGCCTTTTGGGGAGAAGACGATGAATCCAGCGGTGGTGGACGGCGCAAATATTATCGGTTGCTGCCGGAGGGACAAGTACGCTTGGAGGAAAGCCAGCGAAGCTGGGCGGTGTTCCGCAACATAATAGATACCTTACTAGGAGGGAATCGATGA
- a CDS encoding permease prefix domain 1-containing protein, translating to MMRSVSLTAESTRRITEYVDQLCKLMKEPAGEVNDFREEMTANLISGVLEHMQTGISEQQAVAMALSQFGEAGEVKRELEKIYSVKRRFATGVLRSAIILLVLSAICLGLIIGVWNERMVQKFAEDAYQLVEQESADPSNTALSQPLQDKLKAWVDNTWGVKGVSIEQFDRPKAEPSRLFMYAADSDTEQWLNFSSFYLEIKGGKPSRPEPNFFIKTTIRDIASSSAAEEPVIDDHSFIVSVAATYFNYTFFYSLGLFLLGGYCLLFTVWAGFNAYYEGKGNIGWIALFLLTNIVGYGLYLISCRSRYQVRAL from the coding sequence ATGATGAGATCTGTGAGCTTAACGGCTGAATCTACCCGCCGGATTACAGAATATGTTGACCAGTTGTGCAAGCTGATGAAAGAACCCGCTGGCGAAGTCAATGATTTCCGCGAGGAAATGACAGCCAATCTGATCTCGGGGGTACTGGAGCATATGCAGACCGGGATTAGCGAACAACAGGCGGTAGCTATGGCATTGTCACAGTTTGGCGAAGCCGGTGAAGTCAAACGGGAGCTGGAGAAAATCTACTCGGTCAAAAGGCGTTTTGCCACCGGAGTACTCCGCAGTGCGATCATCCTACTGGTCTTGTCCGCCATCTGCCTAGGGCTGATCATTGGCGTATGGAATGAACGAATGGTACAAAAATTTGCTGAAGATGCCTATCAATTGGTGGAGCAGGAATCAGCGGATCCCTCCAACACTGCTCTATCCCAACCACTTCAGGATAAACTCAAGGCCTGGGTAGATAACACCTGGGGAGTAAAGGGAGTTAGCATCGAGCAATTTGATCGGCCGAAGGCTGAGCCTTCCAGATTGTTTATGTATGCAGCTGATTCAGATACAGAGCAGTGGCTTAATTTCAGCTCGTTTTACCTGGAAATCAAAGGGGGGAAACCTTCCCGACCAGAGCCCAATTTCTTCATCAAGACTACAATTCGCGATATAGCTAGCTCTTCAGCTGCTGAGGAGCCTGTCATTGACGACCATTCTTTCATAGTCAGCGTGGCGGCTACCTATTTTAACTATACCTTTTTCTACAGTCTGGGATTATTCCTGCTCGGCGGCTACTGCCTGCTGTTCACGGTCTGGGCTGGGTTCAACGCATATTATGAAGGCAAGGGCAATATTGGATGGATTGCATTATTTTTGTTGACAAATATTGTGGGTTACGGATTGTATTTGATCTCATGCAGAAGCAGGTATCAAGTTAGAGCTTTATAG
- a CDS encoding ABC transporter substrate-binding protein, producing the protein MRRWKLGLVLLMTAVLASGCGSNNDNGDKKTVHIFQFKVEISDALNRLKAEYEKEHPDIKLDIQTVGGGSDYGASLKAKVASGEEPDIFTIGGYVERDMWMDYLEDLSDQPWAKEVKDVAREQMTVDGKLYGMPMNLEGYGFMYNKDLFAKAGITKLPMTISELEEACKKLKTAGITPFADGYQDWFVLGNHNINVAFAQQKDPAAFIQGLTDGTEKFADNEVFQKWTRLLDMTVKYGNSNPLSTDYNTQVTLFATGKAAMMQQGNWTQVQVDGINPDLKMGFLPMPIDDTAEDNDKLYVGVPSNWVVNKNSPVKQEAKDFLNWMVSSDIGKQYITKEFKFIPAMNNIKGTEEDLGSLGVEIQKYADAGKTLTWNWTRLPNGMPQELSSSMQAYIGGKLTKEEMLEQFQENWDNLSVK; encoded by the coding sequence ATGAGACGTTGGAAATTAGGGCTTGTGCTGCTGATGACTGCAGTATTGGCATCCGGCTGCGGAAGCAATAACGATAACGGCGATAAGAAGACCGTGCATATTTTTCAGTTCAAAGTGGAGATCTCTGATGCGCTGAACCGCTTGAAAGCGGAATATGAGAAGGAGCATCCCGATATCAAGCTGGATATCCAGACAGTCGGTGGAGGAAGCGACTATGGTGCATCGCTGAAGGCCAAAGTCGCCTCGGGAGAAGAGCCTGATATTTTCACCATCGGCGGCTATGTGGAACGGGATATGTGGATGGACTATCTTGAGGATTTGTCCGACCAGCCTTGGGCGAAAGAGGTTAAGGATGTGGCCAGAGAGCAAATGACGGTGGACGGCAAGCTGTACGGCATGCCGATGAATCTGGAAGGCTACGGCTTCATGTATAATAAAGACCTATTCGCCAAAGCGGGCATTACCAAGCTGCCGATGACGATCAGCGAGCTGGAGGAGGCCTGCAAGAAGCTGAAGACGGCGGGAATTACCCCATTTGCCGATGGCTATCAGGACTGGTTCGTGCTGGGGAATCACAATATTAATGTGGCCTTTGCCCAACAGAAGGACCCTGCGGCCTTTATTCAAGGGCTTACGGACGGTACGGAGAAATTTGCCGATAACGAGGTGTTTCAGAAGTGGACCCGGCTGCTGGATATGACCGTGAAATACGGCAACAGCAATCCGCTGTCCACGGATTACAACACCCAGGTGACCTTGTTCGCCACCGGCAAGGCCGCGATGATGCAGCAGGGGAACTGGACCCAGGTGCAGGTGGATGGCATCAACCCCGACCTGAAGATGGGCTTTCTGCCGATGCCGATCGACGATACGGCAGAGGACAATGACAAGCTGTATGTCGGGGTGCCCAGCAACTGGGTTGTGAATAAGAACTCCCCGGTGAAGCAGGAGGCTAAGGATTTCTTGAACTGGATGGTCTCCTCGGATATAGGGAAGCAGTATATTACGAAGGAATTTAAGTTCATTCCGGCAATGAATAATATTAAGGGCACTGAAGAGGACCTTGGCAGCCTGGGGGTAGAAATTCAGAAATACGCGGATGCCGGCAAGACGCTAACTTGGAACTGGACCCGGCTCCCGAACGGGATGCCGCAGGAGCTGTCCAGCAGCATGCAGGCGTATATAGGCGGCAAGCTGACCAAAGAGGAAATGCTGGAGCAGTTTCAAGAGAACTGGGATAATCTAAGTGTTAAATAG
- a CDS encoding class I SAM-dependent methyltransferase, translated as MQSFEQNREAWNTGTYEAWIQRFGQPEEAAAKIKETPAKRIGSVLEHMGELQGKRVINLMGSNGNKAVALALLGARVTVADFSHENEQYAIKLAAAAGVPLEYIVSDVLHLPESIYHDPFDIVFMEFGILHYFMDLSPLFHVVSRLLAPGGRLILQDFHPISTKLITSRGTTANIRKHKVTGDYFDTTLEEKDISFYKFLPDEHKEPEIQKVLLRHWTLGEIVTAIAGSGLFIKQLEELPNQSSEVFDKGIPKTFTLTAEKL; from the coding sequence TTGCAGTCATTTGAACAAAACCGGGAAGCCTGGAACACAGGTACCTATGAAGCCTGGATTCAGCGCTTTGGCCAGCCTGAGGAGGCTGCCGCCAAGATTAAGGAGACCCCTGCCAAGAGAATTGGCAGCGTGCTGGAGCATATGGGCGAACTTCAAGGAAAAAGAGTGATAAACCTGATGGGCTCTAACGGCAATAAAGCCGTAGCTCTCGCCCTGCTTGGCGCCCGGGTTACCGTAGCCGACTTCTCACATGAGAACGAGCAATACGCTATCAAGCTTGCGGCAGCAGCCGGTGTTCCCCTGGAGTATATCGTGTCCGATGTGCTTCATCTGCCGGAATCAATATATCATGATCCATTTGACATCGTATTTATGGAGTTTGGCATCCTGCATTATTTTATGGATCTCTCTCCCTTATTTCACGTCGTCTCCCGGCTTCTGGCTCCAGGCGGACGGTTGATCCTGCAGGATTTCCACCCGATCTCCACCAAGCTGATCACCTCGCGCGGGACTACAGCTAACATTCGCAAGCATAAGGTCACCGGCGATTATTTCGATACCACGCTTGAGGAGAAGGATATCTCCTTCTATAAATTCCTTCCGGACGAGCATAAAGAGCCTGAAATTCAGAAGGTTCTCTTACGCCACTGGACGCTAGGAGAGATTGTAACCGCCATTGCGGGATCAGGGCTGTTCATTAAGCAGCTGGAGGAGCTGCCCAACCAGTCCTCCGAGGTGTTCGACAAAGGCATTCCGAAGACTTTCACTCTGACCGCTGAGAAATTGTAG
- a CDS encoding Gx transporter family protein, with protein MSSLQEDTGQILKRTVIVAIFAAVAVVLSIVESFVPMNMSVPGAKLGLANIMVLTCMYFLRGRDAFVMVVLKTLLTAFIFGTFSSFLFSFLGALFSFGVMWVLLKLGKDRLSLIGISVAGGLAHNIGQLTAAAIIIRSSVIFYYLPMLMLMGLVTGIGVGIAVRVLIPSLSKLSLFEGFLTAEA; from the coding sequence ATGTCGTCATTGCAAGAGGATACAGGCCAGATTCTGAAGAGAACGGTGATCGTGGCTATCTTTGCTGCGGTTGCGGTGGTTCTCAGTATCGTAGAATCCTTCGTGCCTATGAATATGTCGGTTCCCGGGGCTAAGCTGGGTCTGGCCAATATTATGGTTTTGACCTGTATGTATTTTCTGCGGGGCCGGGATGCCTTTGTAATGGTAGTGCTTAAGACCTTGCTTACCGCTTTTATATTTGGTACATTCTCCAGCTTTCTGTTCAGCTTCCTGGGCGCCTTGTTCAGCTTTGGTGTGATGTGGGTTCTGCTCAAGCTGGGCAAAGATCGGCTAAGCCTCATTGGCATCAGTGTGGCCGGAGGCCTTGCTCACAATATCGGCCAGCTGACTGCTGCCGCCATTATCATTCGTTCATCGGTCATCTTCTATTATTTGCCGATGCTGATGCTGATGGGATTGGTTACCGGCATCGGCGTAGGGATCGCGGTGCGCGTACTGATTCCCTCGTTGTCAAAGTTATCCTTGTTCGAGGGTTTTCTCACGGCAGAAGCGTAG